A portion of the Panulirus ornatus isolate Po-2019 chromosome 43, ASM3632096v1, whole genome shotgun sequence genome contains these proteins:
- the LOC139762563 gene encoding putative CENPB DNA-binding domain-containing protein 1, producing MCNLGVPANVLFLQLMFVFVNMASKSQATSTLEQAFKWKRTSLTLKMKLEISQYTDAGEEASTLEHPYNLGKSTIHNIKKNAEKIPSAVVHSTPLPTKVTIRVRNPVMKKVGNMLLLYIKHETEKQLK from the coding sequence ATGTGCAATTTGGGTGTACCTGCTAATGTGCTTTTTCTGCAactcatgtttgtgtttgttaatatggcatccaaaAGTCAAGCAACATCTACCCTAGAACAAGCATTTAAATGGAAAAGAACCTCTTTGACCTTAAAAATGAAGCTAGAAATATCACAATacactgatgctggtgaggaagCATCAACGCTTGAGCATCCTTACAACCTGGGTAAATCTACAATCCACAACATAAAGAAGAATGCAGAAAAAATTCCAAGTGCTGTTGTTCACTCTACACCTCTGCCTACCAAGGTAACCATAAGGGTTAGAAATCCAGTTATGAAGAAGGTGGGGAACATGCTCTTGTTATACATAAAGCATGAGACGGAGAAGCAGCTTAAGTAA